The proteins below are encoded in one region of Thermoanaerobacterium sp. PSU-2:
- a CDS encoding sugar kinase — protein MAKVLLAGEPMALFIADEEGTLDNVSKFTKALAGAEANVAIGLSRLGHNVKYITKLGNDPFGKYIYNKLLEEKIDVSSVKFTDEYPTGFMLKSKTSKGDPDIFYFRKGSAASHMTPNDIDCDASEINHIHITGITAALSKDTLNTVYKMIQIGKENGIRISFDPNIRKSLWKSEDEMVATLNDIASNCDIVMPGIKEGFILTGSDDVDVIADFYLRRGVDAVIIKIGDRGAYVKTKDESFTVSGYKVEKVVDTVGAGDGFATGVISGLLEGLTLKDAVKRGNAIGAIIIMSPGDNDGLPYRDTLEKFMNEN, from the coding sequence TTGGCAAAGGTTTTATTGGCAGGAGAACCTATGGCATTGTTCATTGCAGATGAAGAAGGTACCCTTGACAATGTCAGCAAGTTTACAAAAGCGTTGGCAGGAGCAGAAGCAAATGTGGCCATAGGTTTAAGCAGGCTGGGGCATAATGTTAAATACATTACGAAGCTTGGAAACGATCCTTTTGGCAAGTACATTTATAATAAATTGTTGGAAGAAAAAATCGACGTTTCATCGGTAAAATTTACTGATGAGTACCCGACAGGTTTTATGCTTAAATCAAAGACATCAAAAGGAGATCCAGACATATTTTACTTTAGAAAGGGTTCTGCAGCATCCCACATGACACCAAATGACATTGATTGTGATGCGAGTGAGATCAACCACATACACATTACAGGCATAACAGCAGCTCTTTCAAAAGACACATTGAATACTGTCTACAAAATGATTCAGATTGGAAAAGAAAATGGCATAAGGATTTCATTTGATCCCAATATACGAAAGAGCCTTTGGAAAAGTGAAGATGAGATGGTGGCAACGTTAAACGACATCGCATCTAATTGCGATATTGTAATGCCAGGCATAAAAGAAGGATTTATTTTGACAGGTTCAGATGATGTTGATGTCATAGCTGATTTTTACTTAAGGCGAGGAGTTGATGCTGTCATTATAAAGATTGGCGACAGAGGAGCATATGTCAAGACAAAAGACGAGAGCTTCACTGTAAGTGGATATAAAGTTGAAAAAGTAGTTGACACAGTTGGTGCTGGAGATGGATTTGCAACAGGTGTAATAAGCGGGCTGTTAGAAGGGCTTACGCTAAAAGATGCAGTAAAAAGAGGCAATGCAATAGGTGCGATAATAATTATGTCGCCAGGTGACAACGATGGACTTCCATATAGAGATACATTGGAAAAATTTATGAATGAAAATTAA
- a CDS encoding bifunctional 4-hydroxy-2-oxoglutarate aldolase/2-dehydro-3-deoxy-phosphogluconate aldolase, which translates to MSFKEIKEKTKGGIFSVIRCKDYELGLKMAEKVIESGINIIEITYTVEGAGKLIKELKRKYPDKVIGAGTVLELNQAEEAVENGADFVVTPCIVEEVAAYCKKNDVFFSMAAATTTEMFKAYKMGSEVIKLFPGEFVDSKIIKSLKGPFPFLEFMPTGGVNDENINEWFENGAYAVGVGGYLTKGINFDNLDLLEERAKRLVNALK; encoded by the coding sequence ATGAGTTTTAAGGAAATAAAAGAGAAAACAAAAGGAGGGATATTTTCAGTCATAAGGTGCAAAGATTATGAATTGGGACTTAAGATGGCCGAGAAAGTCATAGAAAGCGGCATAAACATAATAGAGATAACCTACACTGTGGAAGGTGCAGGAAAGCTTATTAAGGAGCTTAAAAGGAAATACCCTGATAAGGTAATAGGTGCAGGAACGGTATTAGAGTTAAATCAGGCAGAGGAAGCTGTAGAAAATGGGGCAGATTTTGTGGTGACACCTTGCATTGTTGAGGAAGTGGCAGCATATTGCAAGAAAAATGATGTATTTTTCTCGATGGCTGCAGCTACAACTACGGAGATGTTTAAAGCTTACAAGATGGGCTCAGAAGTCATTAAGCTTTTCCCTGGAGAATTTGTCGATTCAAAGATAATAAAATCTCTCAAAGGACCATTTCCATTTCTGGAGTTTATGCCTACAGGCGGCGTAAATGACGAGAATATAAATGAGTGGTTTGAAAACGGCGCATATGCAGTTGGCGTAGGCGGATATCTGACAAAGGGAATAAACTTTGATAATCTTGACCTTTTAGAAGAAAGAGCAAAAAGGCTGGTAAATGCCTTGAAGTAA